From Arachis stenosperma cultivar V10309 chromosome 2, arast.V10309.gnm1.PFL2, whole genome shotgun sequence, one genomic window encodes:
- the LOC130962903 gene encoding uncharacterized protein LOC130962903, whose protein sequence is MAAMANLANTMEANAAATLQAVQRLGQPTGNGNRNGNGEGNTNDNAEGNSDNTGGVPMTLATFLKVHPPTFRGSTDPIEADHWFQAIERALQVQHVPLNQYVEFAAYQLAGEAQPWWQAECRLLQLQNTDIPWEVFQTAFYKKYFPESAREAKEMELMQLKQGSMSVAEYTNKFEELCRFSRVCQGDPETFESWR, encoded by the coding sequence ATGGCGGCAATGGCAAATCTCGCTAACACCATGGAAGCTAATGCTGCTGCGACTCTGCAAGCAGTGCAGAGATTGGGCCAACCGACTGGGAATGGCAACAGAAATGGGAATGGCGAAGGGAATACCAATGATAATGCTGAGGGTAACAGCGATAACACAGGAGGAGTTCCGATGACCTTGGCGACGTTCCTCAAGGTTCATCCGCCAACTTTCCGAGGATCCACAGATCCTATTGAAGCGGACCACTGGTTCCAGGCTATAGAGCGTGCTTTACAGGTGCAGCATGTTCCTCTCAATCAATATGTAGAGTTTGCCGCTTATCAGCTAGCGGGAGAGGCCCAGCCCTGGTGGCAAGCTGAGTGTCGTTTGCTACAGCTTCAGAACACTGACATTCCATGGGAGGTGTTCCAAACGGCCTTCTACAAGAAATACTTTCCTGAGTCTGCAAGGGAAGCAAAGGAGATGGAGCTAatgcagctgaagcaaggttCCATGTCTGTGGCAGAGTACACCAACAAGTTTGAAGAGCTTTGTAGGTTTTCTCGGGTATGTCAGGGTGACCCGGAGACTTTCGAGAGCTGGAGGTGA